In the genome of Streptococcus mitis, one region contains:
- a CDS encoding rod shape-determining protein RodA, producing the protein MKRSLDSRVDYSLLLPVFFLLVIGVVAIYIAVSHDYPNNILPILGQQVAWIALGLVIGFVVMLFNTEFLWKVTPFLYILGLGLMVLPIVFYNPSLVASTGAKNWVSINGITLFQPSEFMKISYILMLARVIVQFTKKHKEWQRTVPLDFLLIFWMIVFTIPVLVLLALQSDLGTALVFVAIFSGIVLLSGVSWKIIIPVFVTAVTGVAGFLVIFISKGGRAFLHQLGMPTYQINRILAWLNPFDFAQTTTYQQAQGQIAIGSGGLFGQGFNASNLLIPVRESDMIFTVIAEDFGFIGSVLVIALYLMLIYRMLKITLKSNNQFYTYISTGLIMMLLFHIFENIGAVTGLLPLTGIPLPFISQGGSAIISNLIGVGLLLSMSYQTNLAEEKSGKVRFKRKKVVLKRIK; encoded by the coding sequence ATGAAACGTTCTCTCGACTCTAGAGTCGATTATAGTTTGCTATTGCCAGTGTTTTTCCTACTGGTTATCGGCGTGGTGGCTATTTATATAGCCGTTAGTCATGATTATCCCAATAATATTTTGCCCATTTTAGGACAGCAGGTCGCCTGGATTGCCTTGGGGCTTGTGATTGGTTTTGTGGTCATGCTCTTTAATACAGAATTTCTTTGGAAAGTGACCCCTTTTCTATATATTTTAGGCTTGGGACTCATGGTTCTGCCGATCGTCTTTTATAATCCAAGTCTAGTTGCATCAACGGGTGCCAAAAACTGGGTATCAATAAATGGAATTACCCTATTCCAACCGTCAGAATTTATGAAGATATCCTATATCCTCATGTTGGCTCGTGTCATTGTCCAATTTACAAAGAAACATAAGGAATGGCAACGTACAGTTCCGCTGGACTTTTTATTAATTTTTTGGATGATTGTCTTTACTATTCCAGTCCTAGTTCTTTTGGCACTTCAAAGTGACTTAGGGACGGCTTTGGTTTTTGTAGCTATTTTCTCAGGAATCGTCTTGTTATCAGGAGTTTCTTGGAAAATTATTATTCCAGTATTTGTGACTGCTGTAACAGGAGTTGCTGGATTCTTAGTCATTTTTATCAGTAAGGGTGGTCGGGCTTTTCTCCATCAATTGGGGATGCCGACCTACCAAATCAATCGTATCTTGGCTTGGCTTAATCCATTTGACTTTGCCCAAACAACCACTTACCAGCAGGCTCAAGGACAGATTGCCATTGGAAGTGGTGGCTTATTTGGTCAAGGGTTTAATGCTTCGAATCTGCTTATTCCAGTTCGTGAGTCGGATATGATTTTCACGGTGATCGCAGAAGATTTTGGCTTTATTGGCTCTGTCCTTGTTATTGCCCTTTACCTCATGCTGATTTACCGTATGTTGAAGATTACTCTTAAATCAAATAACCAGTTCTACACTTATATTTCCACAGGTTTGATTATGATGTTGCTCTTCCACATCTTTGAAAATATCGGCGCTGTGACGGGCTTGCTTCCTCTGACTGGGATTCCACTGCCTTTTATTTCGCAAGGAGGATCGGCTATTATTAGTAATTTGATCGGTGTTGGTTTGCTTTTATCGATGAGTTATCAAACCAATCTAGCTGAAGAAAAGAGTGGAAAAGTCCGATTCAAGCGGAAAAAGGTTGTATTAAAACGAATCAAATAA
- a CDS encoding 4-methyl-5(B-hydroxyethyl)-thiazole monophosphate biosynthesis protein, with protein MVKVAVMLAQGFEEIEALTVVDVLRRANIACDMVGFEEQVTGSHAIQVRADRVFDGDLSDYDMIVLPGGMPGSAHLRDNQALIQELQSFEQKGKKLAAICAAPIALNQAGVLKNKQYTCYDGVQEQILDGQYVKETVVVDGHLTTSRGPSTALAFAYELVEQLGGDAESLRTGMLYRDVFGKNQ; from the coding sequence ATGGTTAAAGTAGCAGTTATGTTAGCTCAGGGCTTTGAAGAAATTGAAGCTTTGACAGTTGTGGATGTTTTGCGTCGTGCCAATATCGCTTGTGATATGGTTGGTTTTGAAGAGCAAGTGACAGGTTCGCACGCAATCCAAGTAAGAGCGGATCGTGTCTTTGATGGTGATTTATCAGACTATGACATGATTGTCCTTCCTGGAGGGATGCCTGGTTCTGCACATTTGCGTGACAATCAGGCCTTGATTCAAGAATTGCAAAGCTTCGAGCAAAAAGGAAAGAAACTGGCAGCCATTTGTGCGGCACCAATTGCCCTCAATCAAGCAGGGGTATTGAAAAACAAGCAGTACACTTGTTATGATGGCGTTCAAGAGCAAATCCTTGATGGTCAATATGTCAAGGAAACAGTAGTGGTAGATGGTCATTTGACAACCAGTCGAGGTCCCTCTACAGCCCTTGCCTTTGCCTACGAGTTGGTGGAGCAGTTAGGAGGGGACGCAGAGAGTTTACGAACAGGAATGCTCTATCGAGATGTCTTTGGTAAAAATCAGTAA
- a CDS encoding DNA gyrase subunit B, whose product MKNHDYIWDLGGTLLDNYETSTAAFVETLALYGITQDHDSVYQALKVSTDFAIETFAPNLEHFLEKYKENEARELEHPILFDGVSDLLEDISNQGGRHFLVSHRNDQVLEILEKTSIAAYFTEVVTSSSGFKRKPNPESMIYLREKYQISSGLVIGDRSIDIEAGQAAGLDTHLFTSIVNLRQVLDM is encoded by the coding sequence ATGAAAAATCACGATTATATCTGGGATTTAGGTGGAACTTTACTGGATAATTATGAAACTTCAACAGCTGCATTTGTTGAAACATTAGCGCTGTATGGTATCACACAAGATCATGACAGTGTCTATCAGGCTTTAAAGGTTTCTACTGATTTTGCGATTGAGACATTCGCTCCCAACTTAGAACATTTTTTAGAAAAGTACAAGGAAAATGAAGCCAGAGAGCTTGAACATCCGATTTTATTTGATGGAGTTTCTGACTTATTGGAGGACATTTCAAATCAAGGTGGGCGTCATTTCTTGGTTTCTCACAGAAATGATCAGGTCTTAGAAATTTTAGAAAAAACCTCTATAGCAGCTTATTTTACAGAAGTAGTCACTTCTAGCTCAGGCTTTAAGAGAAAACCAAATCCTGAGTCTATGATTTATTTAAGAGAAAAGTATCAGATTAGCTCTGGTCTTGTTATTGGTGATCGGTCGATTGATATCGAAGCAGGTCAAGCAGCAGGATTGGATACCCACTTGTTTACCAGTATCGTGAATTTAAGACAAGTATTAGACATGTAA
- the gyrB gene encoding DNA topoisomerase IV subunit B (negatively supercoils closed circular double-stranded DNA): MTEEIKNLQAQDYDASQIQVLEGLEAVRMRPGMYIGSTSKEGLHHLVWEIVDNSIDEALAGFASHIQVFIEPDNSITVVDDGRGIPVDIQQKTGRPAVETVFTVLHAGGKFGGGGYKVSGGLHGVGSSVVNALSTQLDVHVHKNGKIHYQEYRRGHVVADLEVVGDTDRTGTTVHFTPDPEIFTETTTFDFDKLNKRIQELAFLNRGLQISITDKREGLEQTKHYHYEGGIASYVEYINENKDVIFDTPIYTDGEMDDITVEVAMQYTTGYHENVMSFANNIHTHEGGTHEQGFRTALTRVINDYARKNKLLKDNEDNLTGEDVREGLTAVISVKHPNPQFEGQTKTKLGNSEVVKITNRLFSDAFSDFLMENPQIAKRIVEKGILAAKARVAAKRAREVTRKKSGLEISNLPGKLADCSSNNPAETELFIVEGDSAGGSAKSGRNREFQAILPIRGKILNVEKASMDKILANEEIRSLFTAMGTGFGAEFDVSKARYQKLVLMTDADVDGAHIRTLLLTLIYRYMKPILEAGYVYIAQPPIYGVKVGSEIKEYIQPGADQEIKLQEALARYSEGRTKPTIQRYKGLGEMDDHQLWETTMDPEHRLMARVSVDDAAEADKIFDMLMGDRVEPRREFIEENAVYSTLDV; the protein is encoded by the coding sequence ATGACAGAAGAAATCAAAAATCTGCAGGCACAGGATTATGATGCCAGTCAAATTCAAGTTTTAGAGGGCTTAGAGGCTGTTCGTATGCGTCCAGGGATGTATATAGGGTCAACCTCAAAAGAAGGTCTTCACCATCTAGTCTGGGAAATTGTTGATAACTCAATCGACGAGGCCTTGGCAGGATTTGCCAGCCATATTCAAGTCTTTATTGAGCCAGATAATTCGATTACTGTTGTTGATGATGGACGTGGTATCCCAGTCGATATTCAGCAAAAAACAGGTCGACCTGCCGTTGAGACTGTCTTTACTGTCCTTCACGCTGGAGGAAAGTTTGGCGGTGGCGGATACAAGGTTTCAGGTGGTCTTCATGGAGTGGGGTCATCAGTAGTTAATGCCCTTTCCACTCAATTAGACGTTCATGTCCACAAAAACGGTAAAATTCATTATCAAGAATACCGTCGTGGTCATGTTGTCGCAGACCTTGAGGTGGTTGGGGACACAGATAGAACTGGAACAACGGTTCACTTCACCCCAGACCCAGAAATCTTTACGGAAACAACAACCTTTGATTTCGATAAATTAAATAAACGGATTCAAGAGTTGGCCTTTCTAAATCGCGGTCTTCAAATTTCAATTACAGATAAGCGTGAAGGTTTGGAACAAACCAAGCATTACCATTATGAAGGTGGGATTGCTAGTTATGTTGAGTATATCAACGAGAACAAGGATGTAATCTTTGATACACCAATCTATACAGACGGTGAGATGGATGATATCACAGTTGAAGTAGCCATGCAGTACACAACTGGTTACCATGAAAATGTCATGAGTTTCGCCAATAATATTCATACACATGAAGGTGGAACGCATGAGCAAGGTTTCCGTACAGCACTGACTCGTGTTATCAACGATTATGCTCGTAAAAATAAGTTACTGAAAGACAATGAAGACAACCTGACAGGAGAAGATGTCCGTGAAGGATTAACTGCGGTGATTTCAGTTAAGCACCCAAATCCACAGTTTGAAGGGCAAACCAAGACCAAACTGGGAAACAGTGAAGTGGTCAAGATTACCAATCGCCTCTTCAGTGATGCCTTCTCTGATTTCCTTATGGAAAATCCACAGATCGCCAAGCGTATCGTGGAAAAAGGGATTTTAGCTGCTAAGGCTCGTGTGGCTGCCAAGCGTGCGCGTGAAGTTACTCGTAAAAAATCTGGTTTGGAGATTTCCAACCTTCCAGGGAAACTAGCAGACTGTTCTTCTAACAATCCTGCTGAAACAGAACTCTTCATCGTCGAGGGAGACTCAGCGGGTGGATCGGCCAAATCTGGTCGTAACCGTGAATTCCAAGCTATCTTGCCAATTCGCGGTAAAATCTTGAACGTTGAAAAAGCTAGCATGGATAAGATTCTAGCCAACGAAGAAATTCGTAGTCTTTTCACAGCCATGGGAACAGGATTTGGAGCAGAATTTGATGTTTCAAAAGCTCGTTACCAAAAGCTCGTTTTGATGACCGATGCCGATGTCGATGGAGCCCACATTCGTACCCTTCTTTTAACCTTGATTTATCGTTATATGAAACCAATCCTAGAAGCTGGTTATGTTTATATTGCCCAACCACCAATCTATGGTGTCAAGGTTGGAAGCGAGATTAAAGAATACATTCAGCCAGGTGCAGATCAAGAAATTAAACTCCAAGAAGCTTTAGCCCGTTATAGTGAAGGTCGTACCAAACCAACTATTCAGCGTTATAAGGGTCTAGGTGAAATGGACGACCATCAGTTATGGGAAACAACCATGGATCCCGAACATCGCTTGATGGCCAGAGTTTCTGTGGATGATGCTGCAGAAGCAGATAAAATCTTTGATATGTTGATGGGGGATCGAGTAGAGCCTCGTCGTGAGTTTATCGAAGAAAATGCTGTCTATAGTACACTTGATGTCTAA